From Danaus plexippus chromosome 11, MEX_DaPlex, whole genome shotgun sequence, the proteins below share one genomic window:
- the LOC116765687 gene encoding uncharacterized protein LOC116765687, translated as MTSERAIPHLRDIFGLNQQYETKQYDDNEDKTKKSMRKKKDDYRSYGNGDVKTLERHLSMKKTIRKKIMRDLQQAFVEDPNEFKVENTSPEKLKAELSAEAVKIEKNVRKNDPTFLDMLRGETRVEEAREEQPQVEKTSFWRRLTMKNKNKR; from the coding sequence ATGACATCCGAGCGAGCGATCCCTCACCTCCGAGACATCTTCGGTCTCAACCAACAGTACGAGACGAAACAGTACGATGACAACGAAGACAAAACGAAGAAGTCCATGAGGAAGAAGAAGGACGACTACAGGAGTTACGGTAACGGAGACGTTAAGACGTTAGAGAGACATCTCAGCATGAAGAAGACTATCAGGAAGAAAATCATGCGAGATCTTCAGCAGGCGTTCGTCGAGGACCCTAACGAGTTTAAGGTCGAGAACACGAGCCCCGAGAAACTGAAGGCGGAATTGAGCGCTGAGGCTGTTAAAATAGAGAAAAACGTGCGGAAGAATGATCCGACCTTCTTGGACATGCTCCGAGGAGAGACGAGGGTCGAGGAGGCGAGGGAAGAACAACCTCAGGTTGAGAAGACCAGCTTCTGGCGACGTCTGACCATGaagaacaaaaacaaaagataa